A single window of Solea solea chromosome 9, fSolSol10.1, whole genome shotgun sequence DNA harbors:
- the usp24 gene encoding ubiquitin carboxyl-terminal hydrolase 24 isoform X1, which translates to METEEEQHITTLLCMGFPDPDVIRKALRLAKNDINEAVALLTNESPGLGYGYEPMESGPAPGTSSTGDGENSGRTGTGGFDPPPAYHDVVESERSNDENGNCSGGSMEFPTTNLYELESRVFTDHWSIPYKREESLGKCLIASTCLARHSLADADENCKRFMERCMPEAFKKLLTSSAVHKWGTEIHEGIYNMLMLLVELVAERVKQDPVPVNLMGVLTMAFNPDNEYHFKNRMKASQRNWAEVFGEEANMFAVSPSSTYQKEPHGWLVDLVNRFGELGGFTSIQTKLNAEEIEIACVSALVQPLGVCAEYLNSSLVQPMLDPVIHKMITYVQNLEEKDLKDKRLVSIPDLLSAIKLLCMRFQRELVAVVDDLRLDTLLRMLKTPHFSTKMNSLKEVTKLIEESTVSKTVKNAIDTDKLLDWLVENSVLSIALEGNIDQAQYCERIKGIIELLGSKLSLDELSKIWRIQAGQSSTVIENIHTIIAAAAVKFSFDQLTHLFVLIQKSWEIESDRVRQKLLSLIGRIGREARSEATTGKVLEVLWELAHLPTLPTSLVQQALDEHLGILSDAYAVKETVKRSYIIKCIEDIKKTHTQEDIKGSDTQSSFLTGSWGKKKANSLTKASQQSSPQAVWVVPALRQLHEITRSFIKQTYQKQDKSIIQDLKKNFEIVKLITGSLVCCHRLGVTAAGNNGLSSSTLVDGRYTYQEYLDSHLRFLAFFLQEASLYLVWNRAKELWECLVSGPDVCELDREMCFEWFTKGQHDLESDVQQQLFKEKILKLEPYEITMNGFNLFKTFFENVNLCDHRLKRQGTQLCVERLDLAGMDFIWRIAMETPDEEIANEAIQLIITYSYTNLNPKMKKDSVSLHKKFIADCYKRLEAASSALGGPTLTHAVTRATKMLTATAMPTVATSVQSPSRYRGGFGSTKLVIIERLLLLAERYVITIEDMYSVPRTILPHGASYNGHPVTLHITYESTKDTFSVETHSNETIGSIRWKISEHLSCPVDNVQIFANDSVLTMNRDQKLLSQLGFSDEQTLTVKSSGTGTPSGSSESSASASSSSSSAVFNSAYALEQEKSLPGVVMALVCNVFEMLYQLANLDETRITLRVRKLLLLIPTDPEVQDALDNFVPKESSVWSHQKTLFTLGQGAGSRSPSMATKQQHQPSAASILESLFRSSAPGMSTFRVLYNLEVLSSKLMPTSDDEMAKTSSKSFCENFLKAGGLSLVVNVMQRDSIPSEVDYETRQGVYSICLQLARFLLVGQSMPAALDDDVIRDGEALSSRPFRNASRSGRQLSLCGTPEKSTYRQMSLSERSSIRVEEIIPAARVAIQTMEVDDFTSTVACFMRLTWAAAAGRLDLVGSPQPIRETHSSLVSQGVRTRVSSTGSNCSSSSEGETIPTALHAGICVRQQSVSIKDAIIAREALSLLVTCLQLRCQQLCSFYNLPSVNDFIIDILLGSPSEEIRRVACDQLYTLSQSDTSAFNELQKPNLFLLSVILTAQLPLWSPTSVMRGVNQRLLSQCTEYFDLRCQLLDDLTTSEMEVLKVSAAAMLEDEISWLDNFEPSWSSEMETSEADNILLAGHLRLIKTLLSLCGNEKEQLGAHGSFPGPSLIQQLLDDFLFRASRIIINSSNPTPSPAPSHDFHPKCSTASSRLAAYEVLVMLADSSLSNLRLITKELMSMHHQPDSSLCKEFDYLPPVESRSVSGFVGLKNGGATCYMNAVFQQLYMQPGLAEAFLSIEDDTDQPEESVFYQVQSLFGHLMESKLQYYVPENFWKIFKMWNKELYVREQQDAYEFFTSLVDQLDEHLKKMGREQIFKNTFQGIFSDQKICKDCPHRYEREETFMALNLGVTACQSLEISLDQFVRGEVLEGSNAYYCERCKEKRTTVKRTCIKSLPSVLCIHLMRFGFDWESGRSIKYDEQIRFPWVLNMEPYTVSGMARQDCSGEGGEGRADGTSGGSPRKKVTISENYELVGVVVHSGQAHAGHYYSFIKDRRGSARGRWYKFNDNVVEEFDMNDETLEYECFGGEYRPKVYDQSNPYPDVRRRYWNAYMLFYQKISDQNSPVLPKKSRVSIMRQEAEDLTLFVFPSSAPSSPDVSPQSSPRPPRANNDRLTLLTRLVRKGEKKGLFVEKMPASIYQIVRDENLKFMRNRDVYNSDYFNFTLSLASVNATKLKHPDYQPMAKESLQLAVNFLFHTYLHTKKKLRVDTEEWMATVEVLLSKSSEACQWMVQYLVGPEGREITKVCLLESSVREVRVVVASILEKTMESALHFGDPGIDNMTDALLSLLDKDVPENVKNCAQYFGLFSNFAQRGCGPCQLLLKHSAYRRMLIFLLGPNRQNNQNRRWSPAQAREFLHLHSTLALITLHSDLDPQRTQAPGGFKLRVSHVPSTTPLLPLHTDILTSLFTPEGQPYLFEVMFAMRELSGPMSLLIEMVTYCSYCNEPFSLGVLQLLKTQLESAPPHELKNVFQMLQELLVVEDPLQSQRLKYAFESEKGLLALMHQSNNVDSRRCYQCVKFLVTLAQKCAPAKDYFKDLSAHWSWAVQWLQKKMTEHYWTPQSNVSNETSTNKTFQRTISAQDTLAYATALLNEKEQSGSSNGSDGSPANESADRSLRQGSESPMMLGDSKSDLEDVDP; encoded by the exons ATGGAGACCGAAGAGGAGCAGCACATAACGACGCTCCTCTGCATGGGGTTCCCAGACCCAGACGTGATTCGGAAAGCGCTCCGTCTGGCAAAGAATGACATCAACGAGGCAGTGGCGCTGCTGACCAACGAAAGCCCCGGACTCGGGTATGGATACGAGCCGATGGAGAGTGGGCCTGCCCCGGGCACGAGCTCCACTGGGGACGGTGAAAACAGCGGGCGTACTGGGACGGGAGGGTTTGACCCCCCGCCCGCATACCACGACGTGGTGGAGAGCGAG AGGAGCAATGATGAGAATGGGAACTGCTCTGGGGGAAGCATGGAGTTCCCCACCACTAACCTGTATGAGCTGGAGAGTCGAGTCTTTACCGACCACTGGTCAATACCTTACAAGAGAGAGGAGTCCCTGGGCAAGTGCCTCATCGCTTCCACCTGCCTCGCCAGGCACA GTCTTGCTGATGCCGATGAGAACTGCAAGCGCTTTATGGAACGCTGCATGCCGGAGGCCTTTAAAAAG TTGCTGACCAGCAGTGCTGTACACAAATGGGGCACAGAGATCCATGAGGGGATCTACAATATGCTAATGTTGCTGGTGGAGTTGGTTGCAGAGAGAGTCAAGCAAGACCCTGTACCTGTAAACCTAATGGGAGTGCTGACTATG GCCTTCAACCCTGATAATGAGTACCATTTCAAAAATCGGATGAAGGCCTCTCAGAGGAACTGGGCTGAAGTTTTCGGAGAAGAGGCCAACATGTTTGCGGTTTCTCCCAGCAGCACTTATCAGAAA GAGCCTCATGGTTGGCTGGTCGATTTGGTGAATCGA TTTGGAGAGTTGGGAGGATTCACTTCCATCCAGACTAAGCTCAACGCAGAGGAAATCGAAATTGCT tgtgtgtcagcTCTGGTCCAGCCTCTTGGAGTTTGTGCAGAATATCTAAATTCCAGCCTTGTCCAG cCCATGCTTGATCCAGTCATCCACAAAATGATCACATATGTACAGAATCTGGAGGAAAAGGATCTTAAAGACAAG CGTCTGGTCAGCATCCCCGACCTGCTTTCGGCAATCAAGCTGCTGTGTATGAGGTTTCAGAGGGAACTGGTTGCTGTGGTGGATGACCTTCGCCTAGACACACTGCTGCGTATGCTCAAAACCCCCCATTTTTCCACCAAGATGAACTCCCTCAAAGAG GTCACAAAGTTAATAGAAGAGAGCACTGTGTCTAAGACGGTGAAAAATGCTATTGACACAGATAAACTGCTTGACTGGCTTGTAGAGAATTCCGTCCTGTCAATAGCACTTGAGG GTAACATTGATCAAGCTCAATACTGTGAAAGGATAAAGGGAATAATTGAGCTCCTGGGGAGTAAACTTTCACTTGATGAACTCTCAAAGATCTGGAGAATCCAG GCAGGCCAGTCCTCAACTGTGATAGAAAACATTCATACaatcattgctgctgctgctgtgaagttCAGCTTTGACCAACTCACCCACCTCTTTGTGCTCATACAGAAG AGCTGGGAGATTGAGAGCGACCGTGTGAGGCAGAAGCTGCTCAGTCTGATTGGGAGGATTGGCAGAGAAGCTCGCTCTGAAGCTACAACTGGAAAG GTGCTGGAGGTGCTCTGGGAGTTGGCTCATCTCCCCACTCTCCCTACCAGTCTTGTCCAGCAGGCGCTGGATGAGCACCTGGGGATCTTGAGTGATGCCTATGCTGTCAAAGAGACGGTGAAACGCAGTTACATCATTAAATGTATAGAAGACATTAAGAAG ACTCACACTCAGGAGGACATTAAAGGCAGCGACACTCAAAGCTCATTTCTAACTGGCTCTTGGGGCAAGAAGAAAGCTAACTCTTTGACCAAA GCCTCTCAGCAGAGCAGTCCTCAGGCAGTCTGGGTCGTTCCTGCTCTCCGTCAGCTGCACGAGATCACTCGTTCTTTCATCAAGCAGACCTATCAAAAGCAAGACAAG AGCATCATTCAGGACCTGAAGAAGAACTTTGAGATTGTCAAACTAATCACAGGGTCCCTTGTGTGCTGCCATCGGCTTGGTGTGACTGCTGCAGGAAATAATGGTCTCTCAAGCTCGACCCTGGTAGATGGACGATACACCTACCAagag TATCTGGACAGCCACCTACGCTTCCTGGCCTTCTTCCTCCAGGAGGCCAGCCTCTATCTGGTCTGGAACCGAGCTAAAGAGCTATGGGAGTGTCTGGTGTCAGGGCCAGATGTTTGTGAACTTGACCGTGAG ATGTGTTTTGAGTGGTTCACCAAAGGACAGCATGACCTTGAGAGTGATGTTCAGCAGCAGCTCTTCAAGGAGAAGATATTGAAACTGGAGCCCTATGAGATCACCATGAATG gttttaatctttttaagACCTTCTTTGAGAACGTTAATCTGTGTGATCATCGCCTTAAACGCCAAGGAACTCAGCTG TGTGTGGAGCgccttgacctggcagggatGGATTTTATCTGGCGCATCGCCATGGAAACCCCTGATGAAGAAATAGCCAATGAAGCAATCCAGCTCATTATCACATACAGCTACACCAACCTCAATCCCAAGATGAAGAAG GATTCTGTATCTTTGCACAAGAAGTTCATTGCCGATTGTTACAAGAGACTCGAG GCTGCTAGCTCAGCCCTGGGTGGGCCAACTCTGACGCATGCAGTTACTAGGGCAACCAAGATGTTGACGGCCACTGCCATGCCGACTGTGGCCACGTCTGTACAATCACCATCAAGGTACAGAGGGGGGTTTGG ATCCACTAAGCTGGTTATAATCGAAAGACTGCTGCTGTTGGCTGAGCGTTATGTTATTACTATAGAG GATATGTACTCAGTTCCTCGTACTATTCTACCTCATGGGGCTTCGTATAATGGACACCCTGTAACTCTTCACATTACCTATGAGTCAACCAAAGACACTTTCAGCGTTGAG ACCCACAGTAATGAGACAATAGGAAGTATCCGATGGAAGATATCTGAGCACTTGAGCTGTCCGGTGGATAATGTCCAGATCTTTGCCAATGACAGTGTG TTGACCATGAATCGCGACCAGAAGCTGCTGTCACAGCTTGGCTTCAGCGATGAGCAGACCTTGACTGTGAAGAGCTCAGGCACTGGCACCCCTTCTGGCAGCTCTGAGTCCTCAGCCTCTGCTTCAAGCAGCTCCAGTTCTGCTGTCTTCAACTCAGCCTATGCCTTGGAGCAG GAGAAGTCCTTACCTGGTGTGGTGATGGCTTTGGTGTGCAATGTGTTTGAGATGCTTTACCAGCTGGCTAACCTTGATGAAACCAG GATCACCCTACGTGtgaggaagctgctgctgcttatccCAACAGACCCAGAAGTGCAGGATGCTCTCGACAACTTTGTTCCCAAAGAATCCAGCGTCTGGAGTCACCAG AAGACACTCTTCACCCTCGGGCAGGGAGCAGGCTCTCGCTCTCCATCTATGGCAACCAAGCAGCAGCACCAGCCCAGTGCTGCATCCATTCTAGAGTCCCTGTTCAGATCCTCAGCACCTGGCATGTCCACCTTCAGAGTGCTGTACAACCTGGAG GTTTTGAGCTCAAAGCTTATGCCCACATCGGATGATGAGATGGCCAAAACCAGCAGCAAGTCCTTCTGTGAGAACTTCCTCAAAGCAGGAGGACTCAG TCTGGTGGTGAATGTGATGCAGAGAGATTCAATACCATCGGAGGTGGACTATGAGACCAGACAAGGGGTTTATTCAATTTGTCTTCAGTTGGCCAG GTTTCTTCTGGTCGGTCAGAGCATGCCTGCAGCActggatgatgatgtcatcagagatgGCGAGGCACTGTCATCTCGTCCATTTCGTAATGCGAGTAGGAGTGGGCGACAGCTGTCTCTATGTGGAACTCCAGAGAAGTCCACTTACAGACAGATGTCTCTGTCTGAGCGCTCGTCCATTAGAGTGGAGGAGATCATACCTGCTGCCCGTGTAGCTATTCAG ACCATGGAAGTGGACGACTTCACCTCCACTGTGGCCTGTTTTATGCGTCTGACATGGGCAGCTGCTGCAGGCCGACTGGATCTGGTTGGCAGCCCACAGCCAATTAGAGAGACCCATAGTTCACTTGTGTCCCAGGGAGTCCGCACCAGGGTCAGCAGTACAG GAAGTAACTGCAGCTCCAGCAGTGAGGGGGAGACTATACCAACAGCATTGCATGCGGGAATATGTGTCAGACAGCAGAGTGTCTCCATCAAAGATGCCATCATCGCTCGGGAGGCACTGTCACTGCTGGTTACCTGTCTGCAGCTACGTTGTCAGCAACTAT GTTCTTTTTACAACCTACCCTCTGTCAACGATTTCATTATCGATATTCTGCTGGGATCTCCCAGCGAAGAG ATCCGTCGTGTAGCGTGTGATCAGTTGTACACTCTCAGCCAGTCTGACACTTCAGCCTTCAATGAACTCCAGAAACCCAACCTGTTCTTGCTCTCAGTCATTCTCACAGCTCAGCTGCCACTATGGAGTCCCACATCTGTCATGAGAGGAGTCAACCAGAG GTTGCTGTCCCAGTGTACTGAGTACTTTGACCTAAGATGTCAGCTTCTGGATGACCTAACCA CATCAGAAATGGAAGTGTTAAAAGTGAGCGCAGCGGCCATGCTGGAGGATGAGATCTCCTGGCTCGATAACTTTGAGCCCAGCTGGAGCTCTGAAATGGAGACCAGTGAAGCGGACAACATTCTCCTGGCTGGACACCTCAGACTCATCAAGACCTTGCTCTCCCTCTGTGGCAATGAGAAGGAGCAACTTG GGGCACATGGTTCTTTTCCAGGCCCATCTCTCATCCAGCAGTTGTTGGACGACTTCTTGTTTCGAGCCTCTCGCATCATCATCAACAGCTCCAACCCCACACCTTCCCCAGCTCCCAGCCATGACTTCCATCCCAA GTGCAGCACAGCCAGCAGCAGACTGGCTGCCTACGAGGTGCTTGTGATGCTGGCTGACAGCTCTCTATCAAACCTCCGCCTCATTACCAAAGAGTTAATGTCCATGCACCACCAGCCTGATTCTTCCCTCTGTAAAGAGTTTGAT TATCTACCCCCAGTAGAAAGCCGGTCAGTCTCAGGTTTTGTTGGACTGAAGAACGGTGGAGCCACATGTTACATGAACGCTGTCTTCCAGCAGCTCTACATGCAGCCAGGCCTGGCAGAG GCTTTCTTGTCCATTGAGGATGACACAGACCAGCCAGAGGAAAGTGTCTTCTACCAGGTGCAGTCTTTGTTTGGACACCTGATGGAGAGCAAATTGCAATACTATGTACCTGAGAACTTCTGGAAG ATCTTCAAGATGTGGAACAAGGAGCTATATGTAAGAGAACAGCAAGATGCATACGAGTTCTTCACTAGCCTAGTGGACCAGCTTGATGAACATCTCAAG AAAATGGGTCGAGAACAGATCTTCAAAAACACCTTTCAGGGAATCTTCTCAGACCAGAAGATTTGTAAAGACTGTCCTCACAG GTATGAGCGCGAGGAAACATTCATGGCTTTGAACCTTGGAGTGACTGCTTGTCAAAGTTTAGAGATCTCTTTAGACCAGTTTGTCAGAGGAGAAGTGCTGGAAGGCAGCAATGCCTACTACTGTGAGAGATGCAAGGAGAAG AGAACCACCGTGAAGCGGACATGCATCAAATCCCTTCCCAGTGTTCTCTGTATTCACCTCATGCGCTTTGGCTTTGACTGGGAAAGTGGACGCTCCATCAAATACGATGAACAGATTAGG TTCCCATGGGTGTTAAACATGGAGCCCTACACCGTCTCTGGGATGGCTCGTCAAGACTGCAGCGGAGAGGGCGGTGAGGGGCGTGCCGACGGGACGTCGGGAGGGTCCCCCAGGAAGAAAGTGACAATTTCTGAGAACTACGAGCTTGTGGGAGTTGTTGTCCACAGTGGTCAAGCACATGCAGGCCATTACTACTCCTTCATTAAAGATAGGCG tGGTAGTGCCCGGGGCCGTTGGTACAAGTTCAACGACAATGTGGTGGAGGAATTCGATATGAATGATGAAACTCTGGAGTACGAGTGCTTTGGAGGAGAGTATCGCCCCAAAGTCTATGACCAGT CCAACCCATATCCTGATGTGCGAAGGAGATACTGGAATGCCTACATGTTGTTTTACCAGAAGATCAGTGACCAGAACTCACCTGTTTTGCCCAAAAAGAGCAGAGTCAGCATCATGAGGCAGGAAGCTGAGGACCTTACACT ttttgtttttcctagCTCTGCCCCGTCCTCCCCCGATGTGTCCCCACAGTCCTCTCCTCGCCCCCCAAGGGCCAACAACGACCGTCTCACCCTCCTCACCCGTCTGGTCCgcaaaggagagaagaaaggcCTGTTTGTAGAGAAGATGCCTGCTAGCATCTATCAG ATTGTGCGAGATGAAAATCTGAAGTTCATGAGGAACAGAGATGTCTACAACAGCGACTACTTCAACTTCACTCTGTCTCTCGCATCTGTCAATGCA ACAAAACTGAAGCATCCAGACTACCAGCCTATGGCCAAAGAGAGCCTCCAGCTGGCTGTCAACTTTCTCTTCCACACCTACCTCCATACCAAAAAGAAACTCCG GGTGGACACAGAGGAATGGATGGCCACAGTGGAGGTGTTGCTGTCTAAGAGCAGCGAGGCGTGTCAGTGGATGGTGCAGTACCTGGTTGGACCAGAGGGACGAGAGATCACCAA GGTTTGTCTGTTAGAGTCCAGCGTGAGGGAGGTGAGGGTGGTGGTCGCATCTATCCTGGAAAAGACCATGGAGAGCGCTCTTCACTTTGGAGACCCAGGAATAGACAATATGACCGACGCCCTGCTCTCCTTATTGGACAAAGATGTTCCTGAGAACGTGAAAAACTGTGCGCAGTATTTCGGCCTCTTCAGTAACTTTGCACAGAGG GGTTGTGGTCCATGTCAGTTGTTGTTGAAACACTCAGCTTATCGCCGGATGCTTATCTTCCTGTTGGGACCCAACAGGCAGAATAACCAG AATCGGCGGTGGAGTCCAGCACAGGCTCGGGAATTCCTTCACCTCCACAGCACTCTGGCGCTCATCACTCTGCACAGTGACCTCGACCCTCAACGGACACAAG CGCCAGGTGGGTTTAAACTGCGGGTGAGTCACGTTCCATCCACCACCCCGCTCCTCCCCCTCCATACGGATATCCTGACCTCACTCTTCACTCCAGAGGGACAGCCTTACCTTTTTGAG GTAATGTTTGCCATGCGCGAGTTGTCGGGCCCGATGTCTCTCCTGATAGAGATGGTGACGTACTGCTCGTACTGTAATGAGCCCTTCTCCCTGGGTGTGCTACAGCTACTCAAG ACCCAGCTGGAGTCGGCTCCACCTCATGAACTGAAGAATGTTTTTCAGATGCTGCAGGAGCTACTA GTAGTGGAGGACCCGCTGCAATCACAGAGACTCAAGTATGCTTTCGAGTCCGAGAAAGGCCTGTTAG cCTTAATGCACCAGAGCAACAATGTGGACAGCAGACGCTGCTATCAGTGTGTGAAGTTCCTGGTTACTTTAGCCCAGAA GTGTGCTCCAGCCAAGGATTACTTCAAGGACTTGTCTGCTCACTGGAGCTGGGCGGTGCAGTGGCTACAGAAAAAG ATGACAGAACATTACTGGACTCCACAGAGCAACGTCTCAAATGAGACATCTACTAACAAAACCTTCCAGCGCACCATTTCtgcacag GATACCTTGGCCTATGCCACAGCGTTGTTAAATGAGAAGGAGCAGTCTGGCAGCAGTAACGGCTCTGACGGCAGTCCAGCAAATGAAAGTGCCGACCGCAGCCTCCGACAG GGGTCAGAATCTCCCATGATGCTCGGCGATTCAAAGAGCGATCTAGAAGACGTCGACCCATAG